From a single Glycine soja cultivar W05 chromosome 19, ASM419377v2, whole genome shotgun sequence genomic region:
- the LOC114399921 gene encoding carbon catabolite repressor protein 4 homolog 1-like yields MLSVLRVHLPSDIPIVGCELTPYVLLRRPDKIVTTDDVPETAPLDGHFLRYKWYRVQSDKKVAVCSVHPSEPATLQCLGCVKSKIPVAKSYHCTPKCFSDAWQHHRVLHDRAASAANENGNEEEELYGRFNNSGSGSINTSLSASASSASLTNGSAPVYPAAVTQRSGGETWFEVGQFKTYTPTADDIGHVLKFECTVVDAETKLTVGHVNTLLTSRVIPAPSPSPRRLIPVDGMGHLDADGRITSSGTFTVLSYNILSDAYASNDLYNYCPTWALSWPYRRQNLLREIVGYRADIICLQEVQSDHYEDFFSPELDKHGYYGFYKRKTNEVYNGNINTIDGCATFFRRDRFSHVKKYEVEFNKAAQSLTDAVIPTTQKKTALNRLVKDNIALIVVLEAKVINQPVDNPGKRQLLCVANTHVNVHHDLMDVKLWQVHTLLKGLEKIAASADIPMLVCGDFNSIPGSAPHALLAMGKVDPSHPDLAVDPLNILRPHSKLVHQLPLVSAYSSFARTVGLGFEQHKRRLDDTTNEPLFTNVTRDFIGSLDYIFYTADSLVVESLLELLDEESLRKDTALPSPEWSSDHIALLAEFRCCKNRSRR; encoded by the exons ATGCTGAGCGTGCTGCGCGTGCACCTTCCTTCTGATATTCCCATTGTAGGCTGTGAGCTCACGCCTTACGTGCTCCTACGCCGACCTGATAAGATCGTTACCACCGACGATGTCCCCGAAACCGCCCCGTTAGACGGCCATTTCTTGCGCTACAAGTG GTATCGTGTACAGAGTGATAAAAAGGTTGCTGTTTGTAGTGTACATCCTTCTGAGCCGGCCACACTGCAGTGCCTAGGTTGTGTAAAGTCTAAAATACCTGTTGCCAAAAGTTACCACTGCACTCCAAAGTGTTTTTCAGATGCATGGCAGCATCATCGTGTCTTACATGACCGTGCTGCAAGTGCAGCCAATGAAAATGGAAATGAGGAAGAAGAGTTATATGGGCGATTTAATAATTCTGGATCTGGATCAATCAATACCAGCTTATCTGCCTCTGCATCAAGTGCTAGCTTGACAAATGGGTCTGCACCTGTGTATCCGGCAGCCGTTACGCAACGAAGTGGTGGTGAAACTTGGTTTGAAGTAGGGCAATTTAAGACGTATACCCCAACAGCTGATGACATTGGACATGTCCTTAAATTCGAGTGTACTGTAGTTGATGCAGAGACCAAACTTACTGTAGGGCATGTAAACACTCTACTAACTTCCCGTGTCATTCCTGCTCCCTCGCCTAGCCCGCGCCGACTGATACCTGTTGATGGGATGGGACATTTGGATGCTGATGGGCGTATAACATCTTCAGGAACTTTTACTGTTCTATCATACAACATATTATCTGATGCATATGCCTCAAATGATCTATACAATTACTGCCCTACGTGGGCTCTTTCCTGGCCATATCGTAGGCAAAATTTGTTACGAGAAATAGTTGGTTACCGTGCTGATATTATTTGTCTTCAGGAG GTTCAAAGTGATCattatgaagattttttttctcctgAACTGGACAAACATGGCTATTATGGTTTttacaaaaggaaaacaaatgaG GTTTACAATGGAAACATTAATACAATTGATGGGTGTGCAACATTTTTCCGTAGAGACAGATTTTCTCATGTGAAAAAATATGAG GTTGAATTTAATAAGGCTGCACAGTCTTTAACAGATGCTGTGATTCCGACCACTCAGAAGAAAACTGCCTTGAATAGACTGGTTAAG GATAATATTGCACTAATAGTCGTTTTAGAAGCAAAAGTTATCAATCAGCCTGTTGATAATCCAGGGAAAAGACAGCTTCTTTGTGTA GCAAATACACATGTAAATGTTCACCATGATTTAATGGATGTCAAACTCTGGCAG GTGCACACTCTCTTGAAAGGATTGGAGAAAATTGCTGCCAGTGCAGACATTCCAATGTTGGTTTGTGGGGACTTTAATTCAATTCCAGGAAG TGCTCCTCATGCACTTCTTGCAATGGGGAAGGTAGATCCATCGCATCCTGATTTAGCAGTTGACCCACTTAATATATTGCGACCTCACAGCAAGTTGGTTCACCAGTTGCCACTG GTCAGTGCTTATTCGTCTTTTGCAAGAACAGTTGGTCTTGGATTTGAGCAGCATAAACGGAGACTAGATGACACAACAAATGAACCTTTATTCACAAATGTAACTAGAGATTTTATTGGCTCTCTTGATTACATATTTTACACAG CGGATTCATTGGTTGTGGAGTCATTGCTGGAGTTATTGGATGAGGAAAGTTTGAGGAAAGACACAGCACTTCCTTCTCCTGAATGGTCCTCTGATCATATAGCTCTGTTAGCTGAGTTCCGCTGCTGCAAGAATAGATCTAGGCGCTGA